The DNA sequence tcttggatctgtacttgagttatcttgcagaatcttctgaaactttatgtctctcagatggctctatctcagatgaaaactgcgtgatctttctaattttccagacccaaaacagatttcaaaaacaacttttatacaaaggtttttgctgtcactaattcgattagcaatttacctaatcgattatcgtgagtatattttcacttactttgtaccatactcacagctaatccattagttaaaaaactaatcatatgcagaattacacagcaggcctgaaatacatttgataaagagaagctaattgcctaatgcatatcctaactggaccaagctatgttttatcctagatcagtagacatcatcaaaactgttcttcatttatggatgaaaggctcctCCTtccaacatttttattaaaattgacatttttattaaatatttttgaaaatatttttaaaactaacttTAACTAATTAGtgaatttcatttaaataaattactttcaatcaaatttttattaaaattaaattcgtCGTTTCATaccaattttagttaaaatagaTCAAGTatgtaaaaacaattaaatttattaatatagataaaatttgcatataaaaatttacatatataattattaactaaACAAGTTTAGATGATATTATAACCCACAAACAAATTGATCAAATGATAAAACTATAAGAAAATTTCTATAtggtaaccaattttagtgataaaaaataattaatcattataatgattaatttatatactaatttacaaaactaaaaattattgattactaaaataatcactattataaataaaaattaaaattagtttgtaagttggtcactaaaattaattaccaaacttttgactactaaatgaattagtttctaaattgatcacaaaacaaaagatattatcattttattattagttattttattttatatatgtattttggatataaatacatatttgtatgactaaatgaatattttggGGCATTACAAGCCTTACCAAAAAGAGGTGGTTTTCATCCCTTAATTTCAATGtttaaataatatcaaatcaacaatatttaccttaataaaataattatatttgtgtcacatttaattatttaactaaaCTATTATTAAGTGAAAATGTTAACAAAggaatatattcaaaattatattagtacGTGTTAGTACTATTTTGTTTCAAGTTTAATGAACCTTGAATATTAAACTCTTAAAAACAACCTTGAATAAAAACATTAGTTATTatacattcaaaataaatttcatacgttcgaaatgatttatttatttgtgacAATCttgattattatataaattatatattttaaaaagacataattgttttttaatcttatttattgtattttgtttaatttgattattttattaataaatgttcTGTGATCTTAAGTCTCTCAATCTTAAAATGCAACAATGTAAGCAATTTGTCTGAAAACTCAATATgctcattttataatttttcattacttCTCGACTACAAATACAAATTAGATCATgcttaaattaaaatgattaatgtttacgtattaattttatttggataaaaaaatggttatatttaattacatgGTTTATTAccaggaccaaattaaataaaaggagTAGTaggattgaaaatataattacattttaaaagaagtatttatttatttatttattataaatcttaaTTATGCTCATGGAGTAATTTGGAGTGGCAAAGACATGAATTTATGTTGTTTATAGAAATGAAAACAACCTTTTTTCCAAGAATGGCCcccaaaagaaaacaaaacatcCTCTGCATCTCTTTCTCAGTTCTACCTTTCCTTCCCTACAAACCAATAAAGGCAAACAAAGGTAGAAGCTACATCGCAGTGtcatatatcacaaaaaaaCCTTTTATGTGTTACTCTTCAACATCATTCTCCAAAGGGGAAGAACTAAGGAAACATCAAAACCGAGAACGGATTATAACCACTCTCTCATTCTGAACCGTTTTCACTCAAACCCCACACAATTCTCGTAAGTGCTTTTCATCGTTTTAGTCTTTCATTTGTTACTTCCTAGCGCTGTTTATCTCTTGCACAATCGTCACACACTATGCTACAATAACCAATGCCGTTGACCCACTTCACTTCTCTATGATCTTCTACTTTCTCTTTTGTTCTATGCTCTTGTCTTGCTTCTATCACTGCCGTGCTTTTTTCtctcttgttttttcttctttccgcGTTCTCGAAAAGCCTTCGGATTTGGTGTCCCTCGTTTCGTTTTCACCACCCCTATTCCGGGTCCAGTTTGATTGATGTGTTTCCATCCACTCTCACACGCCGCTTCTTTTTCGATCTTCTGGTTTTGGATGTAGACAACCCCAGTTTGTGTGCAGATTTTGCCTTCAAAAAAGTCGCAAACTTTCGCTTTTTCAACCAACGTTGAATGTGATCACAGATGCTCGGTTCATCCACGCACTGTTTTTCTTACCTGTAAAGCGCAAAACTGGAGCTTCTAATAAACTGATATTATCATTATTCCTCAGAACAGAAGAGAAAGATGCACCTAGCCTTTTTTCTAagctctttctttctctcttttttggTATATTCTATAACACAActcaattttcttttccttttctttttaatattttaagtactCAGAAGCTGTCTCCGTTTCCCCTGCAACTGGTTCTTAAATATTGCCGTTGAAAACTATTCAAAACTAGTttattaacatttcaaacaataaacttagttttctcgtacaataaagaaaaaaaaaaacacccgTGTCCAGACccattttgttgttttttctcCCTCGATGACTTACCAAAATTTCCAACTTTAATTGTAAAAAATCCCCACATGGATTTAGATAATCCTGCTGTTGCTTTTTAACCTCCGGCACCCGCGTTCCCATGCCATTTTATTGTTCCTGATCATTTGCTGTTGTCTTATTTGGTTCAGTTGGAGAAAAGCAATGAGAATGGAGTTGAAGAAGAAGATATCCAAGGTATGTATGCACTACAACTACACAATCAACCCAAATGACCTTTCTATCTTCTACTTGTGGTCATGATACATGTTCTTTACGATCTCTCTCACCccatctttttgtttttcatattcgTGTCACAGTCGTCATGGCCAAATTTTAATGTAAGGAAGTGGCTCAATAAAAGGAGCAACGGTGATAGCTTTCACTCAGATTACTCTTTACCAGGTAAAGATTTTCCTTCTATTAGTTTTCCCCCTACGGTTTTGAActattgatttgattttcttggGGTGAAAACATGGATTTCTCGACCAGTTCGAGGGACAGATTGGTGGTAGTAGATGGGTTAGTGTAGTGTGATTAGACATGGTGATGGAACAAAAGGAAGTGACTTTGATAAGGGTGCCCGAAATTTGTTACCGGGGCCCCGTGTCCCATCTGGGACGTTTTCCATGAACCTGCCACGTGGGTGGCTAATTTTCAGGAATTCAATTCGGCCTATGATCGTTGTACCTGCTGCAATCACAAACCCACACGGTTTTAGGTTTCTTGTAGGGTCCttgtttaggaaaaaaaaaatacataaactagtgtttgtttttgtttattttagtaCTGATTTTGGTTATGGTGATTATTTCAAAGAGGGGTGGCTGATGGATTCCACAAACGAATTGAAACATTCCGCACCGGTGAAGGAGGCGCCACCTGTCAGTGACATCGACACGCTCAACCTTAGGTAAACATAGCCATCATACCCATTTGAAGTATGAATGTGATGTTATCTGTTGGGAACTAAAATTAGTGCTACCTTTTAGTAAAATTTTGTTGAGTCGGAAAAGATGACCGAGGTTGTGGTTTTTAGGATGTTCGTGGGGACGTGGAATGTGGGAGGAAAGTCACCAAACGAAGGATTGAACTTGAGGGAATGGTTGATGTTGCCTTCACCAGCTGATATCTATGTCATTgggtatgttattttattttcttcttctctctttcttcacAATACgagtttcttttcaaaacttccTTCTTTACTCACTTCAAGGAAGTGTTTTAAATCTCAACCAGTACACACTCTGTACTCATAATTACACTGTCAGTTTTTTCAGCtgttattcttttataattggTTATGGTCTCAAAAAGACCTCCTATATCTCGAAAGAGTAAATTAATGTaacttacaatttttattatttatcttacataatttattaaagataaaataattaacaatatatttagttggattgagttaaacttaaaatttgaaCCGTTTTATCTCAGTATTTTCTCATTGGCTACCGGCATTTTGCACGAAGTGAAACGCATGTTGAGTTGATGAGCTTCGCTGGATGAACCACCATCCACGCAAACCAAACATGGTCACAGCTCATGATAACGTGCATTTGCGTTTTATCTTTTGGCCAAGTTGACCGTTTCGTCCCTGATAATTCTAGGGACTTGAAATAATGTCCATGTGAAAATCATTTTGCTCCATGACTTCCTACAAATTCATGTCTTTCTTTTGGATTGAGGAGTAATATAATAtactaaattttgttttcattacaTTGCACCATAGGTTCCAAGAAATTATACCTCTAAACGCAGGGAACGTGCTTGGGCCAGAGGATAGTGGCCCAGCAACGAAGTGGCTAACTCTGATTCGTGAAGCCTTGAACTCTAACACTAGTGAAGAAAGTGAAGAAAGTTGTAGTACATTATGTAGCCCAAGTGAACATGAACAACAACACTATTATTGCCTTGCAGCAAGTAAACAAATGGTGGGTATCTTCTTGTGCGTGTGGGTTCGTGAGGATCTTTACAAGCATGTCACCAATTTAAAAGTGTCTTGCGTTGGTAGAGGCATCATGGGCTATCTGGGAAATAAGGTTCGTTCATTCCTCTAATTTCCTTTCATGGATTATTcagttttcttaattaatttccCTTCTCGTGTTAGAATGATGATGTATGTGATTgcttatcactttgattttgttgGTTAATCAACAGGGTTCAGTATCAATCAGCATGACATTGTACCACACGACGTTTTGCTTTGTTGGTACCCACTTGGCCTCTGGAGAGAAAGATGGTGACGAGATTCGAAGAAATTTAGACGTATCAGAGATcttaaagaaaactaaattttctCACTCATTCAAAGCTCTTGGTCAAACACTCCCTCCTCCTGAAACCATATTAGAGCATGAGTATGTTCTTTCATTCCAATTTCAGAAATAATCTATTAATTTTCTATCAATTACCGTAAGTTACTAATGACCCTTCATTTTTTTGGTATCTGTAGTAAGATTATTTGGCTTGGGGATTTGAATTATCGCCTTGTTGCTGGTTATGATGATACACTTGAACTACTGAAAAAGAATGATTGGCAGGCCCTATTAGAAAAGGATCAGGTaatctcatttattttcttttgtgtcATTGATCAggtcaatttataatatataagtggctgcaaattttattttagaaactgGTTTTTTAGGGTTGacagataataatatttttgtggtgTTCTTACCATTTTGTTGTTTTCATTGTGTTGTGACAGCTGAGGATAGAGCAAAGAGCGGGTAGAGTGTTCAAAGAATGGAAGGAAGGGAAGATATACTTTGCTCCAACTTACAAATACCTATTTGATTCTGACCAGTATGTTGCTCAAACAAACAAGTCCAAGGAAAAACGACGAACACCGGCTTGGTAAGAtttaatatatagtaataaacGTTTGTGTTGAAACCAAAACTCTTCTTATCCACAACAGGAATGTCATTATATCATGTGCATTATTGCCGTCTGTTTTGTGTATGCTGTGACGTTCAGTGATGCCAAGTTGAGACGACCTTTTGCGATTAAGATATCTCTAGTTGAACATAATTTTCAACCATGCTACGCATAATTAAGCAACTTCACTTGGTTGGTACGTAATGAAATACCATTTGCAATTCTTTATGAACCACCCTTTGAAAAGGATTTCCCTGTGGTGCATAATATATTTGCAACTGTGCATTTCTTTAATGCTCAGAATTAGTCAACCACAAGCAAGTGATTCAAgcaataataaagtaaaatcaTTGGCTACGGTTTATGACATAATCCAAAATGGTGAGTGAATGATGGGTCGCGGGGAAACACTGTATATTCTATACCATCCTTTTCTacgtataattttatataaaccaGATGAAACCTCCACCAATTATCATCGGCCAATCTAAAAAATCTCACCATAACAACACAAACccatcttcatcaaacacttttCTTTTGAATTAACTAAGTTAAATGATGCCATAACCGaccatcattttttttattatcatgcatctcatcaataaaaaaaaaagactacaTGGTTAACGAATCAgaatcataatttataaaacattgaTGCAATAAACGATGACATGTGGTGGAACAACATCGTACACATTGTTTATAATGTCAAAGTATGGATTATGATTTTACTGTTGAAGTTATTTATGTTTGATGGATGAATGATGAGAACTGAAGTGAAGCTGTTTGTGTGGGACAAAACAAAAGGTGCGATCGAATTCTGTGGAAAGGAGAAGGCGTGGAGCAGTTATGGTACGTGAGAGGAGAGTCGAAATTCTCAGACCACAGGCCAGTGTATTCACTGTTCTCGGTTGATGTGGACATGAGATGTAAGAAGCTAGGATCCTATGTTGGTGCATCAGAGAGTGGTGGCTCAATCTCAATGTCAAGGTCATGCTCCTCTAGAACCATCACAAACGCTGCCTTGTCCTCTTCTTGTTTTGCTAAAGTTCAGGCAGAGGAACAACTATTGTTACTAACCAGGGAACATAGCCACCGCACATGCAGGATTCTGAGTTAGGACACAGGAATAggatactatatatatattaagtggTGACCAGTGACCACTTTCCGAGGAAGAAAAGTAACACACAAGTGACACGAGCATCGAGTTGCCGCGGCTCGCGGTGTGTCCTGACAAGGTTCGGGTTCTGTGTtcctcacttttttttttgttgttggaacAGAGGATTCAATTCATTAGTATTTTATGCTGTAAAAAGTTCACATGCGCCCACCCTTCTGGCTTCCCAAGCTAGCAATGATCACGGGAATTTGAATTCTGTGCTGAGTTTATGGTGTTCTTTTTCTGTTGTGTCTTCAatgtattcaaatttttttaatgtacgAACATCAGAGGAACTATACAAAAAATTCAGCAAAGATTCTGAACTCAGAGGCGGAGGAAGTGCAGAAAGAGATGGCTTTTTTTCTGAGCTTTTGGTGAACGATGAGGTTGCTATCTTCCAAATGTTTGGTTGGTTAGTCTATATTTTGATGGGCATTTGAAGAAATTGTAAATCAAATTGTTTATTACTTTTCCTATTGTTGTTCAATACAGTGTATCGAATTTTGTTATGTAAAAAATCTATACCAGCTTAGTATGATACTTCTCATGTCTTTGCAGCCAAATAAATCCTTTTATGAGTTTTAGGTGtcatgccaattttgttttatgtacccagttagtctttttttttttttttaattttgaatatttaataaattaattcattttaatcatATGATGTTAGTATTAGTAATAATGATGATAAAGTTTCACATAAAGTGGCTTTAGAACGCAATCTCACTATTAACTCAATCACGTAATAAGCGAAACTAGGATGTCATATTGTATATAATTCTTATCGTGATCACTAAACGACAATATAGTGAACTTTGGGTCCAAAAAGCAATATGCTATGAGTTGAATTTGTAGAAGCctttaaaagaaaagtaagtaCTGAGTTGTAGATCATATTGAACTTGTCATATTTTGATATGAGAACTGATGTGCAAAGTCTCAACTGAATTTTATCTTCTTTGTAATAATTTTACCTTACGTAAacttgaataatttttaatttggattagAATGTTTATTCTTCCTTCGCAATATTTTCATTTGCATAGGGATCCACTCAAACCTTATTCCCCTATGCTAATGTCAACATTAATTGCTAATTGTTAATTGTTAATTACTAATTGCTACCTAATCTTTGAACGCATTTTTGTGTAAGCATATTTTAAAGAACTTTATTTGGGCCAGGCAAGGTCCAATAGAATGAGACACAGGCTTCGACCTACTTTAACAATGAGGAAATGCTATTTGGCATCCTCTATTTTCTTAACCCCACCTGCAACTTGTAAAAGACCCAGAAAgctatcattttttaataactgaaataattttaaggagaaaactcaattttattagaaaaaaattaaaatacattcaTTTCATAGATattgagaatatttttatttttttcatttctactcTTTTTTGACACGTTAAAACATAATCAGATTTCCATGCAAGataatggaaaaatatttttattttcacaaaacatagttttttgttacattattgtatttattattcTAATCATTATTAGTAGAAAACAATTAGTTTCTTTCTAAAACTTTGTTGGTCGTATTTAGTGTCACTTTCCGATGAGTTTTATTTTCACCTACAAAAAGGttgtaaatgttttttcttttttacaatttgcaaaaatataattagtttaaaagtcatttaattaaatttttatttctctagatatttttaaattgactCATGTCagaaattattatcattattacatgaatattttatgaaaagaaaaaacaaaaaacaaaaaaaaaaacaaaaaaatatgggAAAACCATATAAAACCCATGATAAATTTACATTGTATAAtaggtaaaataaaaaacaaactaaGCAAATACCTTGTAAACCAATGGAACACCAAACAACTTAATAATCAAATTCATCAGCATATCACAGCATTTATCATCGGTTAACTCtctcatattaaaaaaaaaaaaactttaaaactcCTTATTGCTttttagaggtaaaagaatTGGGAACTGTCATAGAACTACAATAAGGTGAATCAAGATGTTGTAAACCCTGTAAACTATTTATAGTAGTGGCATCCTTCAAATAAAGCATATCAATCAAGGAATTAGACTCTACTGACATACCACTGGTAGAAACATCTAAATTCTTAACAAGAAAATATCCATTCACAacacaaatattatcatgaactACCATTGACTCAAGTTTTGATTGAGTAGTAGGATTCATCACAGAATCCACAGGCTCCGCTATAAGACCATAGGCCCCACCACAAGCTCCATCACAGACTCCACCACAAGAACCACAAACTACACCATTGGCGCCAGCACAGGCTCCACAAACTTTAAGACCGAACCTAAAGAAACCTTAGTCTCATCCTAAGCACCAACCACCTTAGGACGATAATGTTGTTGTATTTTTGCACTAACAATTTTCTCCCCAACAAAAATAACATTGACATCCTATGTAACCAGCTCCACCACTAGCGCCACCATAGGCTCCACAAACTTTAAGACCAGACCTAAAAAAACCTTAGTCCCATCCTAAACACCAACCATCTTATGATGATAATGTTGTTGTATTTTTGCACCAACAATTTTCTCCCTAACATAAATAACATTGGCACCCTATTGTAACTGTTTACAATTAGATAGATCATGACCAATCATTTTACAATTTGAACAAAATATAGATAATTTCTCATATTCCACATCAACATTAAACGCAAATCTTGGTCTTTCCACTAAAATTTGATTAGGCAAATTAGATAACAAATCAATATCAACCAAGACACATGGAAAGAAACCTTTATACTTATGGTTGGTGTAGTCATCTAAAGATAAAGGTGTGTCAATGCCACGTGCAATTGAGAAAATTGCCTTCGATTGCCAGTACTCCAAAGGAAGACCATGTATGCACACccaaaattgaatttttatgaGTTTCATAGAAGTTGAGACAAAATCTTTAGTCCAAgcaaataatttctttttttacctatttttttgTGTCATGAATAAATCAACTTTTTCctaacttttatcttgttttatcCTCAAGTTTACtatgttttgtattgttttctattttagttGTTTAATGCTTGTTTTACGTGTAATCTATTTGTTTAAGTGTGTAAAACAAACGAATAGGGAGCAATTCTAGTGGATGAAAACACGTAAAAAATCAAGGGAGTACGTTTtggacaagaaaaaaaatcaatttgaagcAAATACAAAGTGTTGTCAAACTACCTGGGACTAAGTGCCACATTGTGGGGTTGAGCGCCACCAACCCCTACACAGGTAGCGCTCAACGATGGAAAAATGGCGTTAAGATCCAATTAGTGTTGAAGAACTTGAGCTAAGTAGTGGAAATGGCGCTAAGCACTAGTTAATGCGAAACAACTAGCATTGAGCAATGAAAATGGGGTTGAGCAGTGGTTTGACAAAAAACCTCTTTCGCATTTTAATTGATGGCGCTCAGCGATATTGAGATGGCACTAAGCGGTGGTGTCGCTCACATGtcaaaattgattatttattcATGTTTTCCTTAAGGTTTTTGCGCATtctcttcctcccacacttacTCTCCAAATTAAGCGACCATGAGAGGCCCTTGGAGGCTATTTGGGGTGCTAGGAAGCTCTCTCATTTCCTTCTCGGGGTTTCAATCTTCATCTATGGTGTCTTCTTCCTTTTGGGGTTGATGAGGGAGAGGATCTATGAATGGGAGATGTGGATGCGAATAGGGAGCGCAAATGGAGCTTGGAGTAACAACTTATTGTCTTGAAAAAAAAGGTTTTCCTCTTCTCTTTGGTTCCAATTTATTCACTATCTCTTCTATTTGTAAACCCTAGGTTCTAAACCATGGAGAGCTAAAGCTAACCCTATTGTTTAGATTGATGTAATAAACTGAATTTGTGTATTTTGTGATGTTAATACATATGTTTTTCCATTTCAATGCAAGTATTTGATTTATATGCTTCATGCTTGCTTTGGTTTGGCCAATCATTTTTTGATACTTGGTTCTTGAGGTATTGGAAAATGTTTTTTGAacctaaaactaaaattaattaccCAATGGAGCTTGTATATAGGGatagaacatgattcattagtaatcttaagacTCTTGAACTTAATGCATGATTACTAGTTAATGATCCAAGGGATTGAACTTTGATGAGTTATCATAGGTTCAAAGTCACTAAGAATAGGATTTAAGTAATCTTGTGAGTTAATTTTGACTTGAATATGGAATTGAGATGATCGTGTATGCACGAGAATGAAGTGGATGAAATCTAgtcttgaaaattttaaatactctgttaaattttttgttgcacaccaactacttgataaaaatacaaaatagtttctttgtatttttgcgAGCTTGGTTGTCTATTTTAGTTGTGAATTACAAAAGTTATCATGTGTTATAGTTCTTGTGGAGAGaacaatatttattacttgTTACGTATGATCGGTGCACTTGTCGTTTTTCACTAACACAAGCAAAAACATGAAGGATTCCAGGAGGCAAATTCCAAACTTCAACAGCCAAAACCCTTCTCATATCCTCtattgaagaaaaaaggaaattcaTAGAACCCTTGCTAAGAGTAATTTCCTTCCATCGATCCAAATGTTTCCAAGCCATATTAAACTTCTTACAAAGATCTAAATGTGTAACAGGTTTATTCCCTTTTTACACTCCTCCAGTCCAACGAGATAAACTTCCTCAACAATTTTCACAGGAACCATATCACCCTTGATGAGAGAAGAATGCAATTATGATAAAGGAATATCACATGTATTATTAAGAACCTAAGCAAATGTACATTTTTTTGCCCATACATTTGAAGAAGATTTAGAGAAGGATGGCTTTCCTTGATCATGATGTTGTAAGCAACCCCAATgaatatgaaaattcaaagaagaCATACTTACCCTCGAACCAGTCACGCTCTAAATATTGGTGGATGTTGCCAAAGCATGCAACCACATGATACTAGACAACACCCACATCATCGACAACACAAAGAGAACCCCCAATGCATATGGGCAATGCTCAAACCACCTACACTAACATCAAAGACGTGAGGATCCAAACGTTCAAGAATCCTAGCTTTGCACCGAACGATGAAACAACAAAGTCGTCGCTTTCAACAAGCAGTGTTAATGTCAGTGTTTCTTTTTCGAGTTTACTCTTCTATTCCTTTTATAACCTTTTCAAAATGTTGCTAGCGGGAAAATTTGTCCAAATATCTAAACTCTTTAAACATTTTCCCAAAagttatctaaaaataaatatttcattttaaatattatatatgatttaatcagtatttttaagattataatattatgttttatactagtaattttattattattttgtgtaatacaatattattacgtaaaataataatactatgtTATGAAAACTCTACAATAAATAAACTTTGTTCTCAAGCATGTTGACTCTCTTTGAAGATGCATGAAATAGTTGAATTGTTTTGATTTGTTCATGTTGATCCAATGTCCAATGGTAaaagtaaaaatgttttaaactaTAATCTCTGTTAAAAGTGGTTACAACTAACATCTTCACCCAAAAGGGGTGTGAATTGGTTCTTTTGCAAAATTtgattcttttgaaaaatttgattctttttatttttcaaataaattttcaaaatcttgtttaattaattaacaagtGATGTAGGTCTCGTTTTGGATTTCAGGGTCGAATTGCCCGTCTTGGACAGAAATGGGGATGAACCCTAGAAACTTAGGAGAAAACTCTTGCAATGTGAACGATATGGATGCACAAACAAAAAATAGGGATGGACAAACAGAACCACAAACAcatgaaaacatgaaaattaaacCAAACACTAGTGGATTGGGATTATGGGATGTAGTCGAAACACGAATCGATCGAAGAGTGGAGCGAATAAAGGAAGTCATGCCACTTGGGGATAATGCCAAGATGAGTGAAGGGAGGTTCGCCACTTGAGGTTGAAACTCAAGATAAGATCATTGTCGCCACTTGGGTAGGAACACCAAAGATAAGACTAGGGAGATTTAACACACTCAAAGAAGTAGAGTAACTCTTAATTTCATCAAATTTGTCTTACAATTAAAGGCAACCCTctatttaaagtttaagaatAAGTTTCCCTAAAAATAGAACAAGATAAACATTGATTAAAAACGTGCTCGTGCTCACTAGGTGCCCTTCTGCTAGTTGGGCAATGGTTGTTGGATTGATTTGGAAATCCTTCTCTTCATGCCTCTTTCCCTATTCAtgcttacatcattaagatatATGGATGATGCTCAATTTAGGTACCTTAGCAAtcattaagataaaaaaaaaatcaaagaaagaatgcacaacacaaaatttttttaataatggttCGATTTTACATGAGTCTACATCCAGTTATCTAGCAACCTTAGCTAGATTTTCACTAATAATATCAAGAGTTAGGATTACAAGATTCACTTACGTAACCTACACTCTAGATATGCAAGGAACTTGAAAAACTTTCAAGATTTACAAACGAGTGCAAAGCTACACACAATTATGCTAACCAATCACCAATGAGGTGAAAAGATTACAAAATAAGAATTACAAAGAAAATACAAGGAAGGAAGTCA is a window from the Vigna unguiculata cultivar IT97K-499-35 chromosome 7, ASM411807v1, whole genome shotgun sequence genome containing:
- the LOC114189538 gene encoding type I inositol polyphosphate 5-phosphatase 8, encoding MRMELKKKISKSSWPNFNVRKWLNKRSNGDSFHSDYSLPEGWLMDSTNELKHSAPVKEAPPVSDIDTLNLRMFVGTWNVGGKSPNEGLNLREWLMLPSPADIYVIGFQEIIPLNAGNVLGPEDSGPATKWLTLIREALNSNTSEESEESCSTLCSPSEHEQQHYYCLAASKQMVGIFLCVWVREDLYKHVTNLKVSCVGRGIMGYLGNKGSVSISMTLYHTTFCFVGTHLASGEKDGDEIRRNLDVSEILKKTKFSHSFKALGQTLPPPETILEHDKIIWLGDLNYRLVAGYDDTLELLKKNDWQALLEKDQLRIEQRAGRVFKEWKEGKIYFAPTYKYLFDSDQYVAQTNKSKEKRRTPAWCDRILWKGEGVEQLWYVRGESKFSDHRPVYSLFSVDVDMRCKKLGSYVGASESGGSISMSRSCSSRTITNAALSSSCFAKVQAEEQLLLLTREHSHRTCRILS